A genomic window from Myotis daubentonii chromosome 4, mMyoDau2.1, whole genome shotgun sequence includes:
- the LOC132232532 gene encoding LOW QUALITY PROTEIN: THO complex subunit 1-like (The sequence of the model RefSeq protein was modified relative to this genomic sequence to represent the inferred CDS: inserted 1 base in 1 codon) codes for MSPTWPRFSVPEARTRFTKSTREALNNKNIKPLLNTFSQLPGTEDEKKCTLDQALRGVLQEEIINHSSCENVLAIISLAIGGVTEGICTASTPSVLLGDVLECLPLDQCDTTFTFVERNVATWRSNTFYSAGKNYLLRTCNDLLRRLSKSQHTVLRARIQLFLARLFPLSERSGLNLQSRFNLENVTVFNTNEQESTLGQKHAEDGEEGMDVDDKGEMGDDEAPTTCSIPMDYSLYRKFWSLQDYFRNPVQCYEKISWKTFLTYSEEVLAVFKNYKLDDTQASRKTMGELKTGGEHVYVAKFLTSEKLLGLQLSDSNFRRHILLQYLILFQHLKGQVKSKSSKDVLTDEQSLWIEGTTKSVYQLLSENPPDGERFSKMVEHILNTEENWNSWKNEGCPSFVKERTSDTKPRRAVRKRTAPEDFLGKGPNKKILKGKEALTSLWDPCPDNMEACKSNPAGYLPTLEEFFEEAIEQADPESMIENEYKVVNNPNYGWRALRLLARRSPHFFQPTKQQFKSLPEYLENMVLKLAKESPPPSEEIKTGEGEDEEDNDAVLKENESPDARRDRPVPGXKIEILAHKLGEQWNTHHSFGGLTQISPPEFFRALPFTTLQGLRFISFVPTAPKNNFTVATLAPSL; via the exons ATGTCTCCTACATGGCCACGCTTCAGTGTACCCGAAGCGCGGACGCGGTTCACGAAGTCTACCAGAGAAGCcctgaacaacaaaaatatcaagcCATTGTTGAATACCTTCAGCCAGTTACCTGGaactgaagatgaaaaaaaatgtaccctTGACCAAGCTCTCAGAGGTGTTCtgcaagaagaaattataaaccaTTCATCGTGTGAAAAtgttttagctattatttctcTTGCTATTGGGGGAGTAACTGAAGGTATTTGCACCGCATCTACACCTTCTGTATTGTTGGGAGACGTTTTGGAATGTCTCCCTTTGGATCAGTGTGACACAACATTCACGTTTGTGGAGAGAAATGTTGCTACTTGGAGATCAAATACATTCTATTCCGCtgggaaaaattatttactaCGTACGTGCAATGATCTCTTAAGAAgattatcaaaatcccagcacacAGTTTTGCGTGCACGAATTCAACTCTTTTTGGCCAGGCTTTTCCCTTTATCTGAGAGATCCGGTCTTAACTTGCAGAGTCGGtttaatctggaaaatgtcaCCGTTTTCAATACCAATGAGCAGGAAAGCACCTTGGGTCAGAAGCACGCTGAAGACGGAGAAGAAGGAATGGACGTAGACGACAAAGGTGAAATGGGTGATGACGAAGCTCCAACAACTTGCTCCATTCCAATGGATTACAGCCTGTATCGAAAGTTCTGGTCACTTCAGGATTACTTCAGGAACCCTGTGCAATGCTATGAGAAGATTTCATGGAAAACTTTCCTCACGTACTCAGAGGAAGTCCTGGCTGTTTTCAAGAATTACAAATTAGATGACACTCAGGCCTCAAGAAAAACGATGGGagaattaaaaacaggaggagaacaTGTATACGTTGCAAAATTTTTAACAAGTGAAAAGTTGCTGGGTTTACAACTGAGTGACAGTAACTTTCGCCGACACATTCTACTGCAGTATCTCATTTTATTCCAACATCTCAAGGGACAGGTGAAATCCAAAAGTTCAAAGGATGTTTTAACTGATGAGCAGTCACTCTGGATTGAAGGCACCACAAAATCGGTTTATCAACTGCTATCTGAAAACCCACCCGATGGAGAGAGATTTTCAAAGATGGTAGAGCATATATTAAACACTGAGGAAAACTGGAACTCGTGGAAAAATGAAGGCTGCCCAAGTTTTGTGAAGGAAAGAACATCAGATACTAAGCCGAGGAGAGCAGTACGAAAGAGAACAGCACCAGAGGACTTCCTGGGGAAAGGGCCCAACAAAAAGAttctgaaggggaaggaggcGTTAACAAGCCTTTGGGATCCCTGCCCGGATAATATGGAAGCTTGTAAGTCAAACCCAGCAGGCTATCTGCCAActttggaggaattctttgaagaAGCCATTGAACAGGCAGACCCGGAAAGCATGATTGAAAATGAATATAAGGTTGTGAACAATCCAAATTATGGTTGGAGAGCCCTGAGACTGTTAGCACGGAGAAGCCCTCACTTCTTCCAGCCAACCAAACAGCAGTTCAAAAGTTTGCCAGAATATCTCGAAAACATGGTGCTAAAGCTAGCAAAGGAATCACCACCGccttcagaagaaataaaaacaggtgaGGGTGAAGACGAGGAAGATAACGATGCTGtactgaaggaaaatgaaagcccTGATGCTCGCCGAGACAGGCCTGTACCAG GGAAAATAGAGATACTTGCCCACAAATTGGGTGAACAATGGAACACACACCACAGTT TTGGAGGGCTGACTCAGATCAGCCCTCCAGAGTTCTTCAGGGCCCTTCCCTTCACCACCCTACAAGGACTCCGTTTCATTAGCTTTGTGCCTACTGCCCCAAAGAACAACTTCACAGTCGCCACACTGGCTCCATCGCTTTGA